A region from the Rhinoderma darwinii isolate aRhiDar2 chromosome 2, aRhiDar2.hap1, whole genome shotgun sequence genome encodes:
- the LOC142743003 gene encoding uncharacterized protein LOC142743003, which yields MSRPSAMPRIYIGRLSHRARESDVERFFKGFGKIVEVDLKNGYGFVEFEDVRDADDAVYEMNGRDLCGERVIVEHTRAPRRGLHNGFGSRKGASEKFGPPVRTMYRLRVENLSTRCSCQDLKDFMGQVGEVTFADAHHQRPNEGVIEFRAYSDMKRALERLDGKEINGRKIHLVEDRTGSWARRSSSRSRSRSNFRSQSWRSSRSRSRSRSRSGRRDRRSKSRNGDRRPSRSVSKGRRDSRSRTKDRSMSKSSKSVSKNKRGRSHSNSEDRVQKSKNRSRSPSKLRKNRASRSPSTEQRKSASKSKERESKSQSKERDSKSTERSLSQGRQDRVSEREKNGSQERSPSKKLGERERSLSSDSDKSHSKEKRDRNQRKDRDRSQSKDSRDGSGTRDIKNRDRSRSKDRRDGSETRDIKNRDRSRSKDRRDGSGTRDIKNRDRSRSKDRRDGSETRDIKNRDRSRSKDRRDGSETRDIKNRDRSRSKDRRDGSETRDIKNRDRSQSKDRRGGSGTRDIKNRDRSRSKDRSGRNRDRSLSHETERENSYNDECSQSEERSKSREVERRIRNGTRSRSQSLEKNLKLSREDRSSSSEPSNKFKSANPVAFTTESDQDIQEGETVCREGVEDANLASTPTNVISPEDINEEVPSPNSPPKQQSRSASPTEP from the exons ATGTCGCGGCCATCGGCAATGCCGAGGATCTACATCGGGCGCCTCAGTCATCGCGCCCGGGAGAGTGATGTGGAACGCTTCTTCAAGGGCTTCGGGAAGATCGTGGAGGTGGATCTGAAGAATGG GtatggatttgtggagtttgaAGATGTTCGTGATGCTGATGATGCTGTATATGAAATGAATGGAAGAGACCTATGTGGTGAGCGCGTCATTGTGGAACACACGCGTGCACCGAGAAGGGGTTTGCACA ATGGTTTTGGCTCCCGAAAAGGTGCCAGCGAAAAGTTTGGACCTCCGGTTCGCACAATGTATCGCCTGAGGGTGGAGAATCTATCTACACGGTGTAGTTGCCAAGACTTAAAG GATTTTATGGGGCAAGTGGGGGAGGTCACTTTCGCTGATGCTCACCACCAACGGCCTAATGAAGGAGTCATAGAATTCCGTGCATACTCTGATATGAAGAGAGCACTAGAAAGACTGGATGGCAAAGAGATCAACGGTCGAAAGATCCATCTGGTGGAGGATAGGACTGGGTCCTGGGCCAGACGATCTTCATCACGCAGCCGTTCAAG GTCAAATTTCAGGTCTCAGTCATGGAGGAGCAGCCGCTCTAGATCAAG ATCTCGTAGCAGAAGCGGGCGACGAGACAGGAGAAGCAAGAGTCGCAACGGAGACAGGAGACCTAGCAGAAGTGTTAGCAAGGGTAGGAGGGATAGCCGGAGTCGCACTAAAGACAGAAGTATGAGTAAAAGTAGCAAAAGTGTTAGCAAGAATAAAAGGGGACGAAGTCATAGCAACAGTGAAGATAGGGTACAAAAGAGCAAAAATAGGAGCAGGAGTCCAAGCAAATTGAGGAAGAATAGAGCTAGCAGAAGCCCTAGTACAGAACAAAGGAAGAGCGCAAGTAAAAGCAAGGAAAGAGAAAGCAAGAGTCAAAGCAAGGAGAGGGACTCCAAAAGTACTGAAAGAAGTCTTAGCCAGGGGAGACAAGATCGTGTTAGTGAAAGGGAAAAGAATGGTAGTCAAGAAAGAAGTCCCTCAAAGAAACTTGGTGAAAGGGAAAGAAGCCTGAGCAGTGACAGCGACAAAAGCCACAGTAAGGAAAAAAGAGATCGTAATCAAAGAAAGGATAGGGACAGAAGCCAAAGCAAGGATAGTAGAGATGGAAGTGGGACCAGGGATATAAAGAATAGGGACAGAAGCCGAAGCAAGGATAGGAGAGATGGAAGTGAGACCAGGGATATAAAGAATAGGGACAGAAGCCGAAGCAAGGATAGGAGAGATGGAAGTGGGACCAGGGATATAAAGAATAGGGACAGAAGCCGAAGCAAGGATAGGAGAGATGGAAGTGAGACCAGGGATATAAAGAATAGGGACAGAAGCCGAAGCAAGGATAGGAGAGATGGAAGTGAGACCAGGGATATAAAGAATAGGGACAGAAGCCGAAGCAAGGATAGGAGAGATGGAAGTGAGACCAGGGATATAAAGAATAGGGACAGAAGCCAAAGCAAGGATAGGAGAGGTGGAAGTGGGACCAGGGATATAAAGAATAGGGACAGAAGCCGAAGCAAAGATAGAAGTGGGAGAAACAGAGACCGAAGTCTGAGCCACGAAACCGAGAGAGAGAATAGCTACAATGATGAATGCAGTCAAAGCGAAGAAAGAAGCAAAAGTCGCGAAGTCGAAAGACGTATAAGGAATGGTACAAGAAGTCGCAGTCAAAGCCTAGAGAAAAATCTGAAACTTAGCCGTGAAGATCGGAGCAGCAGTAGCGAGCCTTCTAACAAATTCAAAAGCGCAAACCCTGTGGCATTCACTACAGAGTCTGATCAGGATATTCAGGAAGGTGAGACTGTGTGCAGAGAAGGAGTTGAAGATGCTAACCTTGCCTCAACTCCTACAAATGTTATTTCCCCAGAGGACATAAACGAAGAAGTCCCATCACCTAACTCTCCTCCCAAACAACAATCTAGATCAGCCTCCCCTACAGAACCTTGA